The Saccharomyces mikatae IFO 1815 strain IFO1815 genome assembly, chromosome: 13 genome has a segment encoding these proteins:
- the HLJ1 gene encoding type I HSP40 co-chaperone HLJ1 (similar to Saccharomyces cerevisiae HLJ1 (YMR161W); ancestral locus Anc_2.350), translated as MSFTEDQEKIALEILSKDKHEFYEILKVDRKATDSDIKKAYRKLAIKLHPDKNSHPKAGEAFKVINRAFEVLSNEEKRSIYDRIGRDPDDRQIPSRSAASGFQGSAGGSPMGGGFEDMFFGSRFGGQRAGPPEDIFDFLFNAGGSPFGASPFGPSASTFSFGGPGGFRVYTNNRGGSPFMRQQPRSRQQQQQAEENAVNSQLKNMLVLFIIFIVLPMIKDYLFG; from the coding sequence ATGTCTTTCACAGaggatcaagaaaaaattgcacTAGAAATACTGTCAAAGGACAAACATGAATTTTACGAAATTTTGAAGGTGGATAGAAAAGCCACAGATAGTGACATCAAAAAGGCATATAGAAAACTAGCTATTAAATTACATCCTGATAAAAATTCTCATCCAAAAGCTGGCGAAGCTTTCAAAGTAATTAATAGGGCATTTGAGGTGCTAAGTAATGAGGAGAAGCGCAGTATTTATGACAGGATAGGGAGAGACCCTGACGATAGACAAATACCATCCAGAAGTGCCGCTTCAGGATTCCAGGGAAGTGCAGGTGGGTCTCCCATGGGTGGAGGATTTGAAGACATGTTTTTCGGCTCACGTTTCGGTGGCCAAAGAGCTGGACCGCCGGAAGATATATTCGACTTTCTGTTCAATGCAGGTGGCAGTCCGTTCGGCGCTTCACCTTTTGGGCCCTCTgcttcaactttttcatttggagGTCCAGGAGGTTTCAGAGTTTATACTAATAATCGTGGAGGTTCACCGTTCATGCGCCAACAACCGCGCTCAagacagcagcagcaacaggCGGAAGAGAATGCAGTGAATTCACAGTTGAAGAATAtgcttgttctttttattatctttattgTTCTTCCTATGATTAAAGATTATCTGTTTGGCTAA
- the INP2 gene encoding Inp2p (similar to Saccharomyces cerevisiae INP2 (YMR163C); ancestral locus Anc_2.347), producing the protein MARNSRPPLLHVSGLQIFSRLKSDEEDEFTNTSSNHDRDTILRASESNRQDFYSTWRKPSQLSSRSVLHEYSPTIVGSNDRIFSPIGFPKLTKNFDWNDIISKIFTQQPFAVINQFFEEFQYSIITSHFLNDMNHYRLSLHLNQSILNFNKSSIMLRKAPPKSLAFMATKYGKLAVIESKKIYFKQDFNYLSMILTSYRVLKQLKKCSTKNNSSGLRRVVGSVLVAVYLSIQQEYFRGHLICYKTLIKIRKVLESLQQVDVMIHKYHLRFKEIKNYRFISKVTSISNTDEHTSMIKELLIFSSDALFYKLKVVISDIVIFSDTSELSKYCELYGIEISSLYYNIIITVKDLDGKLYRLKLLKKFMLCCLLSLDVIGNVDVSNANMKNALTKIFPDYTMRMQQKKTYNPIGIFQNISSLLKDLHSLLSAVLVSLNDHKQILYVLPEKSSSATDGEKSHVYTFSKSEEVSQALNYLKTIENNILAIDVRNGITENDRTIVEDKLEELISFWKTSKTCNNITAIKKKPLINTINRGFHLDILKGRKSSYTSTVHDLGLERKVDFIDVDESENDYFENDTELEDSEDCESGKKHHQKVTGVGENHPVGLNENNNGRRPDFKQLSDNELRRELDERISNLARENREGREKLRTAKSFELLRKKQASLPVKFGLQRPLKEDAFLESGYLSKCKVSSEETIPFLYELEELLGNDP; encoded by the coding sequence ATGGCAAGAAACTCACGGCCACCTCTTTTACACGTTTCTGGCTTACAGATCTTTTCGAGGTTAAAATCagatgaagaggatgagTTCACCAATACTAGTTCAAACCATGATAGGGATACGATCTTGCGTGCCAGTGAAAGCAACCGCCAAGATTTTTACTCTACATGGCGAAAACCATCCCAATTGAGCAGTCGCAGTGTATTACACGAGTACTCCCCAACAATTGTAGGGTCCAATGACCGCATTTTTTCACCTATAGGTTTTCcaaaattaacaaaaaacttcGATTGGAATGACattatctcaaaaatttttactCAACAACCATTTGCCGTAATTaatcaattctttgaagaatttcagTATTCAATCATTActtctcattttttgaacGACATGAACCATTATAGGTTATCGTTGCATCTTAATCAatcaattttgaattttaatAAGAGCTCAATTATGCTGAGGAAGGCACCTCCTAAATCCTTGGCTTTTATGGCTACAAAGTATGGTAAATTGGCAGTAATAGagagcaaaaaaatatacttcAAACAAGATTTTAATTATCTTTCCATGATTCTAACGTCTTATCGAGTACTCAAacagttgaagaaatgttctacaaaaaacaatagcTCAGGTCTTAGGAGAGTTGTAGGTTCAGTACTAGTAGCAGTGTATTTATCAATACAGCAAGAATACTTTAGAGGTCATTTAATTTGTTATAAAACTTTAATAAAGATACGAAAAGTACTCGAATCTTTACAACAGGTGGACGTAATGATCCACAAATACCATCTACGATTTAAAGAGATAAAGAACTACAGATTTATATCAAAAGTGACATCCATTTCAAACACCGACGAACACACATCTATGATAAAGGAGCTTCTAATATTCTCAAGTGATGCGCTTTTCTATAAGCTCAAAGTGGTCATTAGCGATATAGTCATCTTTAGTGATACAAGCGAGCTTTCGAAGTACTGTGAATTATACGGTATAGAAATATCAAGCCTTTACTataacattattattacagTTAAGGACCTCGATGGTAAACTGTATCGTTTAAAATTACTTAAGAAATTCATGCTTTGTTGCTTATTATCTCTAGATGTGATAGGAAACGTTGACGTTTCAAACgcaaatatgaaaaatgcATTAACCAAAATATTCCCTGATTACACGATGAGAATGcagcagaaaaaaacatacaATCCGATAGgtatatttcaaaatataagTAGtcttttaaaagatttgCATTCACTACTTTCTGCAGTGCTAGTATCCTTGAATGATCATAAGCAAATATTATATGTTCTTCCTGAGAAATCATCATCTGCTACTGATGGAGAAAAGAGTCATGTATACACATTTTCTAAAAGTGAAGAGGTTTCCCAAGCACTGAATTATTTAAAAACAATCGAGAATAATATATTAGCAATTGACGTTCGAAATGGAATAACAGAAAATGATAGGACCATAGTCGAAGATAAATTAGAAGAGTTGATTAGTTTCTggaaaacttcaaaaacatGTAACAATATCACagcaataaaaaaaaaaccgcTGATCAATACAATCAACCGCGGTTTTCATCTGGATATTCTCAAGGGCAGAAAGTCCTCTTACACCTCAACGGTACATGATCTTGGTTTGGAGAGGAAAGTTGACTTTATAGATGTCGATGAATCGGAGAACGactattttgaaaatgatacaGAATTAGAAGACAGCGAAGATTGTGAGTCTGGAAAGAAACACCACCAAAAAGTTACTGGTGTAGGCGAGAATCACCCTGTAGGTTTGAacgaaaataataatggcaGAAGACCAGATTTCAAGCAGCTTTCTGACAACGAATTACGACGTGAGTTAGatgaaagaatttcaaaCCTGGCTAGAGAAAATCGTGAAGGTAGGGAAAAATTACGAACTGCAAAGTCATTCGAACTgctaagaaaaaaacaagctTCTCTTCCTGTGAAGTTTGGTCTTCAAAGGCCACTAAAAGAGGACGCATTTCTTGAGAGCGGGTATCTCAGCAAGTGCAAAGTGTCCTCGGAAGAAACGATTCCCTTTTTGTATGAATTAGAAGAATTGCTAGGAAATGATCCGTGA
- the MSS11 gene encoding Mss11p (similar to Saccharomyces cerevisiae MSS11 (YMR164C); ancestral locus Anc_2.346): MDNTPTINTNERSENADFSSIPNNRGLNGHNQLQYESNSRVFVSDAMAKNSKQLLYAHIYNYLIRNKYWNSAAKFLREADIPLSRMNGPPSGEANSLNSSLKHGLMDIASKGDIVGEDGLLPSKMLMDANDTFLLEWWEIFQSLFNGDVESGYTQDHNISRERIVPILPAHTKSNIPPHFSNIPSSVVPPTQNSFPVAEENFRPNGNGNNVNLNDPANRNMSERFVSRTTGGYDKLHNSNFVADTTINSDTTGQQYATINLQKHFNDLQSPTQPHQHHQQHQHQHQHQHQQHQQQQQQQQQQQQQQQQQQQQQHQKQQQQQQQQQQRQQQQQRQQQQQQQQQQQQQQQQQQQQQQQQQRQQQQQQQQQQQQQQQQQQQQQQQQQQQQQQQQQQQQRQQRQQQQQQQQQQQQQQQQQQQQQQQQRQQQQQQQQQQRQQQQQQHHHHQQQPPQQQQQQQQQQPQQQQQQQPQPQQPPYPIVNPQIVPHIPVSGPVENPHSNGLMPSMPPTNQQFTSQSQPSMFPDQQRFFQYQLHHQNQGQGPSFQQSRSGRFDDMNAMKLFFQQQALQQNSLQQNPGNPSYHSNTQNNTAEDSKPGNDSNSNCNGLSQERIRAQFNKMKAIPQQMKGQSGVANPVLNDLTSQQQYMHMMMQRMAANQQLQNGGFPHDANRIPATNNTMPIQGGNMGPLVIENTAIRQANQPGQNPMVNMQPLYQNVTSAIHTFAPQQQFHLPQQYKTNPSVPQSDPTVVFPVPSNNNNTPTVSQPSSKRTSSSSTTPNITTATIQPKRKHRVGKSKTKESRKAIAAQKANKSKKLEQNNDSTATNFINVTSKDSNSKGAPKSQNNDSQQQPNGSFGMDTETFDIFNIGDFSADLMDN, encoded by the coding sequence ATGGATAACACGCCCACTATAAATACGAATGAGCGCTCTGAGAACGCTGATTTCAGCTCAATTCCCAACAACAGAGGATTGAACGGCCATAACCAGCTTCAATATGAAAGTAACTCTCGAGTGTTTGTTTCGGATGCAATGGCAAAGAACTCCAAGCAATTATTGTACgcacatatatataattactTAATCAGAAACAAATATTGGAACTCTGCCGCAAAGTTCTTAAGAGAAGCTGATATTCCTTTATCTAGAATGAACGGACCTCCTTCGGGTGAAGCAAATAGCTTGAACTCAAGCTTGAAACACGGATTAATGGATATTGCATCAAAAGGTGACATTGTTGGTGAAGATGGGTTATTACCTTCAAAAATGCTGATGGACGCTAATGACACGTTTCTGCTGGAGTGGTgggaaatttttcaatcatTATTCAACGGTGATGTTGAATCTGGTTACACTCAGGACCATAATATTTCAAGAGAGAGAATAGTACCTATCTTACCAGCTCATACTAAATCCAATATCCCCCCCCATTTCTCTAATATTCCATCAAGCGTGGTTCCGCCTACTCAAAATAGCTTTCCTGTGGCAGAAGAGAATTTCAGACCTAACGGTAATGGAAATAACGTCAACCTAAACGACCCAGCCAATCGAAACATGTCCGAAAGATTTGTGTCAAGAACTACCGGTGGTTATGATAAACTTCATAACAGTAACTTTGTAGCTGATACTACTATAAACAGTGATACCACAGGGCAGCAGTACGCAACCATaaatcttcaaaagcaCTTTAATGATCTGCAGTCACCAACACAGCCTCACCAACATCATCAGCAACATCAACATCAACATCAACATCAACATCAACAACatcaacagcagcaacagcagcagcagcagcagcagcagcagcaacagcaacagcagcagcaacagcatcagaaacaacaacaacaacaacaacaacagcaacaaaggcaacaacaacaacaaaggcaacaacaacaacaacaacaacaacaacaacaacaacaacaacaacaacaacaacaacaacaacaacaacaacaaaggcaacagcagcagcaacagcagcaacagcagcaacagcaacagcaacaacaacaacaacaacaacaacaacagcaacaacaacaacaacaacaacaacaacaacaacaaaggCAACAAAggcaacagcagcagcagcagcagcaacagcaacagcagcaacagcaacagcagcaacagcagcaacaacaacaaaggcaacagcagcagcagcagcaacaacaacaaaggcaacaacaacaacaacaacatcatcatcatcaacaacaaccaccgcaacaacaacaacaacaacaacagcaacaaccacaacaacaacaacagcaacaaccaCAACCACAACAACCACCATATCCGATTGTCAACCCACAAATAGTCCCTCATATCCCGGTATCTGGTCCAGTGGAAAATCCTCACTCGAATGGACTCATGCCTTCGATGCCTCCTACAAATCAACAGTTCACTTCTCAAAGCCAGCCGTCAATGTTCCCGGACCAGCAGCGATTCTTCCAGTATCAGTTacatcatcaaaatcaagGACAAGGACCATCTTTTCAACAAAGCCGATCTGGCAGGTTTGATGATATGAACGCTATGAAACTCTTTTTTCAGCAGCAAGCACTGCAGCAAAATTCTCTGCAACAGAATCCTGGAAACCCGAGTTATCATTCTAATACGCAAAACAATACTGCTGAAGATAGTAAACCCGGCAATGATAGTAATTCAAATTGCAATGGTTTATCGCAAGAACGTATAAGAGCTCAGTTCAATAAAATGAAAGCAATTCCTCAACAAATGAAAGGCCAGAGTGGCGTTGCCAATCCAGTTCTAAATGATTTAACCTCTCAGCAGCAATATATGCACATGATGATGCAAAGAATGGCTGCCAATCAGCAGTTGCAAAATGGTGGTTTTCCTCACGACGCTAACCGTATACCGGCAACTAACAATACCATGCCAATACAAGGAGGAAATATGGGGCCCCTTGTTATTGAAAATACAGCTATAAGGCAGGCGAATCAGCCCGGACAGAATCCCATGGTTAATATGCAGCCTTTATATCAAAACGTTACTTCAGCGATACATACGTTTGCACCACAACAACAGTTTCATTTACCACAGCAATATAAGACAAATCCTTCAGTACCACAGAGCGATCCTACAGTCGTCTTTCCCGTGCCaagtaacaataataacacaCCCACGGTGTCACAACCATCATCGAAACGGACTTCTAGTTCCAGCACGACCCCTAATATAACAACAGCAACTATACAACCCAAACGGAAACATAGAGTAGGTAAATCGAAAACCAAAGAATCAAGAAAAGCCATCGCTGCACAAAAAGCAAACAAATCCAAGAAACTTGAACAAAACAATGATTCAACAGCTACAAACTTCATTAACGTCACATCAAAGGATAGTAACAGTAAAGGTGCTCCAAAATCTCAAAACAATGACTCACAGCAACAGCCTAATGGCTCTTTTGGTATGGACACAGAAACGTTTGATATATTCAATATTGGTGACTTTTCTGCGGATCTAATGGATAATTGA
- the DNF3 gene encoding aminophospholipid-translocating P4-type ATPase DNF3 (similar to Saccharomyces cerevisiae DNF3 (YMR162C); ancestral locus Anc_2.349), which produces MGIMDGQRRRSSSLRTQMFNKHLYDRYRGKTDDEIELEDINENITSSSDDNNGKDDRDERDETSGNCAAEMEYEEEEYSSPDISYNIITRILDTILDRRRTFHSKDGRHIPIILDHNAVEYKKVATKKDGYLIDERFNKPFCDNRITSSRYTFYSFFPRQLYAQFSKLANTYFFIVAILQMIPGWSTTGTYTTIIPLCVFMGISMTREAWDDFRRHRLDKEENNKPVDVLVKDVTNDLQDVYTLPNSIVSSTAYLTKTAIAENDLLPNGDHNSRQRRILDTHFNNFELLKNKYNVHIHQKKWEKLRVGDFVLLTQDDWVPADLLLLTCDGENNECFVETMALDGETNLKSKQPHPELNKLTKAASGLANINAQVTVEDPNIDLYNFEGNLELKNYRNDTIMKYPLGPDNVIYRGSILRNTHNVVGMVIFSGEETKIRMNALKNPRTKAPKLQRKINMIIIFMVFVVATISLFSYFGHVLHKKKYIDQNQAWYLFQADAGVAPTIMSFIIMYNTVIPLSLYVTMEIIKVVQSKMMEWDIDMYHAETNTPCESRTATILEELGQVSYIFSDKTGTLTDNKMIFRKFALYGSSWIHNVDLNNSEDNAEDSIKDNMSYLKLPPKAHNGSNIDVVSIGDQNLLDRLGLSKTSTESVCRPSLEDFPKSRNSIEYKGNSSAIYTGRPSMRSLFGKENSFLSKRASVNSPSEAFSDNIKSSFDLIRFIQKYPTALFSQKAKFFFLSLALCHSCLPKKTSDKSVEEDAIEYQSSSPDELALVTAARDLGYIVLNRNAQILTIKTFPDGFDGEAKLEEYEILNYIDFNSQRKRMSVLIRMPNQPNQVLLICKGADNVIMERLHDHELAAKIMADICNNTKERKDAEAELVLRQRKSLERMVDEEAMARTSLRNSLSSIPRASLSLQAVRKSLSMKNSRSRDPEKQIDSIDQFLETVKKSDQEIGNVVNKSRKSLHKQQIEKYGPRISIDETHSLKNNAAKGSRKEELQYDYDAEILEYIGNDELILNEEYVIERTLEAIDEFSTEGLRTLVYAYKWIDIGQYEKWNKRYHQAKTSLTDRKMKIDEVGAEIEDGLNILGVTAIEDKLQEGVSEAIEKIRRAGIKMWMLTGDKRETAINIGYSCMLIKDYSTVVILTTTDENIISKMNAVSQEVDSGNIAHCVVVIDGATLAMFEGNPTYMSVFIELCTKTDSVICCRASPSQKALMVSNIRNTDPNLVTLAIGDGANDIAMIQSADIGVGIAGKEGLQASRVSDYSIGQFRFLLKLLLVHGRYNYIRTSKFMLCTFYKEITFYFTQLIYQRYTMFSGSSLYEPWSLSMFNTLFTSLPVLCIGMFEKDLKPMTLLTIPELYSYGRLSQGFNWLIFMEWVILATANSLIITFLNVVMWGTSSLSDNTMYPLGIINFTAIVALINVKSQFVEMHNRNWLAFTSVVLSCGGWLVWCCALPVLNKTDQIYDVAYGFYNQFGKDITFWCTSLVLALLPITLDIVYKTFKVMIWPSDSDIFAELEQKSDIRKKLELGAYSEMRQGWTWDKDPSAFTRYTDKVLSRTRTNSRASTKTHNNSINSVENESKDYVPKKNAFQDPFKKSSERYEILPSGKLIRRPLLKSQSSKESVSDNITTKIKKKLTLPSRNSEEEDINQIIQARLKDLE; this is translated from the coding sequence ATGGGAATAATGGATGGACAAAGAAGGAGATCTTCATCACTACGAACACAAATGTTCAATAAACATTTGTATGATAGATATCGTGGAAAAacagatgatgaaatagAACTCGAAgatataaatgaaaatataaCATCTTCCagtgatgataataacGGCAAAGATGACAGAGATGAGAGAGATGAGACAAGCGGTAATTGCGCTGCTGAAATGGAATACGAAGAGGAGGAATATAGTAGTCCAGATATATCATATAACATTATCACAAGAATACTTGATACTATCTTAGACCGACGGAGGACGTTCCACTCTAAAGATGGCAGACACATTCCAATTATACTAGATCATAACGCAGTTGAATACAAAAAAGTTGCCACTAAAAAAGATGGCTATCTTATAGATGAAAGATTTAACAAACCATTCTGTGACAATCGAATAACTTCGTCAAGATATACgttctattctttttttcctagACAGTTGTATGCGCAGTTTTCAAAGTTAGCCAACACttactttttcattgtGGCTATATTACAAATGATACCTGGATGGTCTACAACTGGTACTTATACCACCATCATCCCCTTATGTGTATTTATGGGTATATCTATGACGAGGGAAGCGTGGGACGATTTTAGAAGACATCGTTTAGAtaaggaagaaaacaataaaccAGTAGATGTGTTGGTTAAAGATGTAACAAATGATCTGCAAGATGTATACACACTACCGAATAGTATTGTATCATCAACGGCATATTTAACTAAGACTGCCATTGCTGAAAATGATCTGTTACCGAACGGTGATCACAATTCAAGGCAAAGACGCATCTTAGACACAcatttcaataattttgaacTCCTCAAGAACAAATATAATGTTCATATTCATCAGAAGAAGTGGGAGAAACTTAGGGTGGGAGACTTTGTGCTTCTTACTCAGGATGATTGGGTACCTGCAGATTTGCTTTTACTGACATGCGACGGGGAAAACAACGAATGTTTCGTTGAAACAATGGCTTTGGATGGTGAGACAAACTTGAAAAGTAAGCAACCTCACCCAGAATTGAATAAACTAACCAAAGCGGCATCAGGTCTTGCAAATATAAATGCCCAAGTTACTGTGGAAGATCCTAATATTGATTTATATAATTTTGAGGGTAATCTTGAGTTAAAAAACTACCGCAATGATACCATAATGAAATATCCGCTAGGTCCTGATAACGTGATTTACCGTGGTAGTATTTTGAGGAATACTCATAATGTTGTTGGCATGGTAATTTTCAGTGGAGAGGAAACAAAAATTAGAATGAATGCTTTGAAAAACCCGAGAACAAAGGCCCCCAAactacaaagaaaaatcaatatgATAATCATATTTATGGTGTTTGTTGTTGCCACtatatctttattttcttattttggACATGTTTTGCataagaaaaagtatattGACCAAAACCAGGCATGGTATTTATTCCAAGCGGATGCTGGTGTGGCGCCCACAATAATGTCTTTTATCATTATGTATAACACTGTTATTCCTTTGTCCCTATATGTAACGATGGAAATTATTAAAGTGGTCCAAAGTAAAATGATGGAATGGGACATTGACATGTATCACGCAGAAACGAATACGCCATGCGAATCAAGGACAGCAACGATTCTGGAGGAGTTAGGTCAGGTATCTTATATTTTTAGTGATAAAACAGGAACGCTGACAGATAATAAAATGATATTTCGAAAATTTGCCTTATATGGATCATCTTGGATTCATAATGTGGATCTCAACAACTCTGAGGATAATGCAGAAGATAGTATTAAAGACAATATGAGTTACTTGAAATTACCACCGAAAGCTCATAATGGGTCTAATATTGATGTTGTTTCCATCGGAGATCAAAACTTACTTGATAGACTAGGACTTTCGAAGACATCAACTGAGAGCGTGTGTCGTCCATCCTTAGAGGATTTTCcgaaatcaagaaactcTATTGAATATAAAGGAAATTCATCAGCAATTTATACAGGTCGCCCCAGTATGCGATCactttttggaaaagagaattcttttttgagtAAACGAGCTTCAGTCAATTCACCTTCTGAGGCTTTTTCGgataatatcaaaagttCATTTGATTTGATTCGATTTATTCAAAAGTATCCTACTGCCCtattttctcaaaaagctaaatttttctttttatctttgGCACTTTGTCACAGTTGCCTTCCCAAAAAAACTTCTGACAAATCAGTAGAAGAAGACGCTATAGAGTACCAGTCCTCATCCCCAGATGAGTTGGCACTTGTAACTGCTGCGAGAGACCTGGGTTACATAGTATTGAACAGAAATGCCCAAATTTTGACTATTAAAACGTTTCCGGACGGATTTGATGGTGAAGCAAAATTAGAGGAGTATGAGATTTTGAACTATATTGACTTTAACTCGCAGAGAAAGAGAATGTCCGTTCTTATACGTATGCCGAATCAACCGAATCAGGTTCTTTTAATTTGTAAAGGAGCCGATAACGTTATTATGGAACGTTTGCATGATCACGAGTTAGCCGCAAAAATAATGGCAGATATATGCAACAACACCAAAGAACGTAAAGATGCGGAAGCAGAACTTGTTCTTCGACAAAGGAAATCTCTGGAAAGAATGGTGGATGAGGAAGCTATGGCCAGAACCTCCTTGAGAAATTCTTTGTCCAGTATACCGAGAGCAAGTTTATCATTGCAGGCAGTGAGAAAAAGtctttcaatgaaaaatagtAGATCTCGTGATCCagaaaaacaaattgaCTCTATTGATCAATTTCTAGAAACAGTTAAGAAATCTGATCAGGAGATTGGTAACGTTGTGAATAAAAGTAGAAAGTCTCTTCATAAGCAACAAATCGAGAAATATGGACCCCGAATTTCGATAGATGAGACGcattctttgaagaataatGCGGCTAAGGGATCAAGAAAGGAAGAGTTACAATATGATTACGATGCAGAGATTTTAGAGTATATAGGAAATGATGAGTTAATTTTGAATGAGGAATATGTTATCGAAAGAACTTTAGAGGCAATTGATGAGTTTTCAACAGAAGGTTTGAGGACTCTGGTCTATGCTTACAAATGGATCGATATTGGACAGTACgaaaaatggaataaaCGGTACCATCAAGCCAAAACGTCTTTAACTGatagaaaaatgaaaatcgATGAGGTCGGTGCGGAAATCGAGGATGGTCTAAATATTTTGGGAGTAACTGCAATCGAAGACAAGTTACAAGAGGGTGTTTCAGAAGCTATTGAGAAGATTAGAAGAGCTGGAATAAAAATGTGGATGCTGACAGGGGACAAAAGAGAAACGGCTATAAATATCGGGTATTCCTGTATGCTCATAAAGGATTATTCTACGGTAGTAATCTTGACTACTACCgatgaaaatattatttcaaagatgAATGCAGTTTCTCAAGAAGTTGATTCCGGAAACATTGCACATTGTGTTGTCGTAATTGATGGCGCGACACTGGCCATGTTTGAAGGTAATCCTACGTACATGTCTGTCTTTATTGAGCTTTGTACCAAAACTGACTCTGTCATATGTTGTCGCGCTTCACCTTCTCAAAAAGCCCTTATGGTTTCTAATATAAGAAATACCGATCCAAACTTAGTCACACTTGCAATAGGCGATGGTGCAAATGATATCGCGATGATACAATCTGCTGATATAGGCGTTGGAATAGCTGGTAAAGAGGGTCTGCAAGCATCGAGGGTATCAGATTATTCCATTGGTCAGTTCAGGTTCCTTttaaaattattattagtTCATGGGCGTTATAACTACATCCGCACTTCCAAGTTCATGCTTTGCACGTTTTACAAAGAAATTACGTTTTACTTTACACAGttaatttatcaaagatATACAATGTTTTCAGGTTCCTCTTTATATGAGCCATGGTCATTATCCATGTTCAATACACTATTCACATCATTGCCAGTATTGTGTATTGGTATGTTTGAGAAAGACCTGAAGCCAATGACTCTGCTGACAATCCCCGAATTATATTCATATGGTCGTCTCTCACAGGGATTTAATTGGCTAATATTCATGGAATGGGTTATCCTAGCGACTGCAAATTCCCTTATTATTACATTTTTAAATGTTGTAATGTGGGGTACAAGTTCTCTTTCCGATAACACTATGTATCCTTTGGGGATCATCAACTTCACAGCTATTGTTGCGTTAATCAACGTTAAATCGCAATTCGTTGAAATGCACAATAGGAATTGGTTGGCGTTTACTTCTGTTGTTTTATCCTGTGGAGGCTGGTTGGTGTGGTGTTGTGCGCTCCCTGTTCTGAATAAAACAGATCAAATATATGACGTGGCATATGGATTCTACAACCAATTTGGTAAAGATATTACATTTTGGTGTACAAGTTTGGTACTGGCTTTGTTACCCATTACTTTGGATATAGTATACAAAACATTCAAAGTCATGATATGGCCATCGGATTCTGATATTTTTGCAGAACTAGAACAAAAAAGTGATATCAGAAAGAAGCTGGAGTTAGGAGCTTACAGTGAAATGAGACAAGGATGGACATGGGACAAAGATCCTAGCGCTTTCACACGCTACACAGATAAAGTCCtttcaagaacaagaactAATTCACGAGCGAGTACAAAAACGCATAACAATAGCATAAACTCGGTGGAAAATGAGAGTAAAGACTATGTGCCGAAGAAAAATGCATTCCAAGATCCCTTCAAGAAGAGTTCTGAACGATATGAAATATTGCCCAGTGGTAAGTTAATCAGGCGACCACTCTTGAAATCACAAAGTAGTAAAGAAAGTGTCAGTGATAATATAACTACtaaaatcaagaagaaactcACGCTTCCGTCAAGAAATTCTGAAGAGGAAGACATAAACCAGATTATTCAAGCAAGATTGAAGGACCTGGAGTAG